One segment of Rosa chinensis cultivar Old Blush chromosome 6, RchiOBHm-V2, whole genome shotgun sequence DNA contains the following:
- the LOC112169556 gene encoding cyclase-like protein 2 yields the protein MKTLFFLLLLCSLSLTLPTLSHATTAYPSVPGTASADCSFSDGDTAPLIPPRHEVYGNGRIFDITHRITTAMPSYFSPDGVLGQFLWLPHSMKNGSIANMSVFKLPTHTGTHVDSPGHFFDHYLDAGFDVDTLDLEVLNGPALLVDVPRDKNITAEVMKSLNIPKGVGRVLFRTLNTDRRLMFKNQFDTSYVGFMKDGAKWLVENTDIKLVGIDYLSVAAFDDLITSHLVFLASREIILVEALKLDDIQPGIYSVHCLPLRLQGAEGSPIRCILIK from the exons ATGAAGACCTTATTCTTTCTCCTCCTACTCTGCTCCCTTTCGCTCACACTCCCCACTCTCTCCCACGCCACCACCGCCTACCCTTCCGTTCCCGGCACCGCCTCCGCCGACTGTTCTTTCTCCGACGGCGACACCGCCCCTCTAATTCCCCCTCGCCACGAAGTTTATGGAAATGGCCGAATCTTCGACATCACCCACCGTATCACCACGGCGATGCCGTCGTATTTCTCCCCGGACGGCGTGTTGGGCCAGTTCCTGTGGCTCCCCCACAGCATGAAGAACGGCTCTATCGCAAACATGTCAGTTTTCAAGCTTCCTACTCACACCGGCACGCATGTTGATTCACCCGGACACTTCTTCGATCACTACCTCGATGCTGGCTTCGACGTCGATACGCTTGACTTGGAGGTGCTTAATG GTCCAGCATTGTTAGTTGATGTTCCGAGGGACAAGAACATAACTG CTGAAGTGATGAAGTCCTTAAATATTCCAAAGGGAGTAGGTCGTGTGCTCTTCAGAACATTAAATACTGACAG ACGGCTTATGTTCAAAAATCAGTTTGACACAAGCTATGTGGGATTCATGAAGGATGGAGCCAAGTGGTTGGTGGAGAACACAGATATCAAACTTGTTG GAATTGATTACTTATCTGTTGCTGCATTTGATGATTTGATTACATCCCACCTTGTTTTTCTAGCAAGCAGG GAAATCATCCTCGTGGAAGCCCTAAAACTTGATGACATCCAACCAGGAATATATTCTGTCCATTGCTTACCTTTGAGGTTGCAAGGTGCAGAAGGATCACCAATCCGATGCATTCTTATCAAATGA